The Erpetoichthys calabaricus chromosome 5, fErpCal1.3, whole genome shotgun sequence genome has a segment encoding these proteins:
- the LOC127527817 gene encoding gastrula zinc finger protein XlCGF17.1-like produces MTTSKIAGIEDTTADNEFNNNTKNLYECADCRKKFLQKRYLSIHERSHTVEKPYHCNDCGKSFACKAYLQTHQKIHAGVKLYCCSECGKTFTHKIYVHQHQRIHTGEKPHCCTDCGKAFVCKAYLQTHQKTHSREKPHCCTECGKRFIHKRHFLEHLKTHREDEPFSCSECGKSFTEKRALQHQKRCHSLEKAFFFKECGKMIACKNSLKFHKRIHIGERLHCHTECGKSFIRKTDLSDIICRTPARDPRRGSPRKEPFSTISGFIAETRYSAARSSTRERSDFCMDCGQGFTYKSTLQDHQRIHTGEKSYSCPECGKRFRESNTLLKHRRIHAKNMASNEVEKLEQLAGE; encoded by the exons ATGACAACTTCCAAAATAGCAGGAATCGAAGACACCACAGCCGATAACGAGTTTAACAATAACACCAAGAATTTGTATGAGTGTGCGGACTGCAGGAAGAAGTTCTTGCAAAAGCGTTACCTCAGCATACACGAGAGAAGTCACACCGTGGAGAAGCCATACCACTGCAATGATTGTGGAAAGTCATTTGCGTGTAAAGCGTATCTCCAGACACACCAGAAGATTCATGCCGGAGTAAAGCTGTACTGCTGTAGTGAGTGCGGCAAAACATTCACACACAAGATTTACGTTCATCAGCATCAGCGCATTCACACCGGCGAGAAGCCGCACTGCTGCACCGATTGTGGAAAAGCGTTTGTGTGTAAGGCGTACCTCCAGACTCACCAGAAGACTCATTCCAGAGAGAAGCCGCACTGCTGCACAGAATGCGGGAAGCGTTTTATTCACAAGCGCCACTTCCTGGAGCACCTGAAGACACACAGAGAAGACGAGCCATTTAGCTGCAGTGAGTGTGGGAAGAGTTTCACAGAAAAAAGAGCCCTTCAGCACCAAAAGAGGTGTCACAGCTTAGAAAAGGCCTTCTTCTTCAAGGAGTGTGGAAAAATGATTGCCTGCAAGAACAGCCTGAAATTCCACAAGCGAATTCACATCGGGGAGCGGCTGCACTGCCATACGGAGTGTGGGAAGAGCTTCATTCGTAAAACCGACCTCAGCGACATCATCTGTCGCACACCGGCGAGAGACCCAAGAAGAGGTTCACCAAGAAAAGAACCCTTCAGCACCATCAGCGGCTTCATAGCGGAGACCAGATATTCAGCTGCAAG GTCATCCACACGGGAGAGAAGTGATTTCTGCATGGACTGTGGGCAAGGATTCACATATAAAAGTACCCTGCAAGACCACCAGAGGATCCACACTGGTGAGAAGTCCTACTCTTGTCCTGAATGTGGGAAGAGATTCCGCGAATCAAACACTCTGCTGAAGCACAGGAGAATCCATGCCAAGAACATGGCCTCAAACGAGGTAGAGAAGCTTGAACAGCTTGCAGGAGAGTGA